From the Acipenser ruthenus chromosome 5, fAciRut3.2 maternal haplotype, whole genome shotgun sequence genome, the window CTGATGTCATAATATTGGAAAACATACGCATTGCCATATAATATAGATGTGTGGTTTATAATATCCCTCCGCAAACAGGTAAGCTTATGAGGTCACTGTGACATTTTGAACACACCTTGTGACGTGATGTTCTTCAAAACAGGGACTGGTATTTATTGTACAATAATGCTTATAAAGCCAAAACTGACAGTTATCAAACAAGTGTTAACCTGACCATTGCCAGCTGGGTTTTTCTCAAGTAGCAGAGCATTTTTTTAGAATTAAGGATATGGCTTTTACCGGCACATTATAATTAGACAGCTGTCTTGGAATTCCCAAAATGGCAGGGAACTGTATAACTTCCACATTTTTTGAGgttatgatgaatataaagtgtaaaaacaattggtgatggaaacccccaaataaaaaatgtaccagTAAGTGAATAACTTttttataacatgtttttattaatgtagaCATATACAAAAGtctaataaaatgtttataagaTATATTTGTCAACTTGTTGCTACTATATCACCATATGAGAAATAACCTTCCTAATCATatactatacatttttaaaaagctttttttttttttaaatcttttattctGACTGATAATGTCAGTTGCCTCATATCACCCACTCCCCCACTCCCACTGGTTTGAAGTCtgttttgtattcatatttttttttctaggctGTTAAGAACCAAAGTAGTCAACATCAGTTTCAGGAATCTCAAAGTTTTTATAATTAATTGAAATAGACTTGGTAAGATTCTCAAGGTGAACATTCATTGCATTACACACGTGCAAGTCTGTGACATGATGAGCAATTGGAAGAGCTTCCTGGAGATTTTGACAACTGGTACATTTTAGCCTTTTTAGCAACTAAAAGAAACTCATGAAATAGAAAGACCCATCCTCTTCTTAATGAAGGGATTGTGTGTTCTATTAGTTCAGTTATAAAAGGGTGTTTATTAATAAACTGCATAGATTTGACTGCACAAATATAGATTCTACATTTCTTGGGGGAAGATTATTTCCTCAACCACAGAAATATCTCAGAATGTTTTTACCATATCTGCATTTTTAAACACCATCCATCCTATGAAAGTCTTCAGATCTTATCACCACTATATAattattgtatacagtatatatatatttttttattttgaactacTGTTACAGAGAGCAGCGAATGTGTAACAGAGAATATGAATGTTATGGTCCCAAAACGTTTTTTATATACTCAAGACTATGCTGCTGTCAGTGTGTATTGCAAATTCAGAGAAAAATTGATAATTAATTGAAGTAATAAAAACTTGTTTACTGCAGTTTAACATTTATTGTACAGAGGCAATGCATTGATGCTCCTGAAAAACAGTACAATATACAACTATATTGTTACACCATTTTATATACACAATGCCTAATAAAATAGATGTCCTATTTTCATGCCATTTCTAAATACTATAACTTACAAGAAAAATAATAGAACATATAGCCAAAGGCTTCgataattatatttcttttttattaaactgCATATGGTGCATTTAAATAACGGTACTACAGTACGTACCAGGTAGTTGTAGTGACGCAAGTACTtaatttgcccacagtggaaaatccAGGCCATAATGAGTGTTTCAGAAGTCTGTAACCATAGGCCAAATATGTATTTAAGTAATACCATAGGTTAAGTCTTAAATTCATCATCTATTAGGTATAGGGGTGAATATTTAGCAAGCcccttattaaaaaatataattgtaattcgCTACCACATTCTCCACCAGGCATATTGTTACAGAGGAGTTGCTTTCTttttggaaaaaacaaaaaagttctgAAAACAGAATGAACGGGGATTTGttcattatctttttttaattgatcagtGTATTTCATCATCCTCTTCACTTAACATTTCTTAGACAAGACATGAAAGTATATTATGGCTTTCATGTTTGATTAAAAATCAATGCATCGTCCCTTTCTCTCCCAGTCCCCATATCGAGTTGGCTCAGGACCTCTTGGTCCTCCTTTCTCTTTAGTAACTGGGTTTATGTCATCAGGAAATCCTATAATGAAATAAAcaacaatttattaaaatataacagTAGCCAGAGAAAtcaacaattaaaatatattacttctagtttattttatttggtgAATGTGAAGAAGAAATACACTCATTAGAACTGAGAAGCTCTGTTGTGCATGAAAAGTGTTTCACCTTTACCCATTTCACTAGGAAGCAAACTGATAAACATGCAAGATGAATAAACCATAGATAATACTATTACCAATATGAACTGTATGGTCACAACACCAAAAATGAATCATAAACGACACATggaacacagcacttactttccaGAGGATCCCTCTCCTTGGGAGCTTGTTCAGGAACATCAAATCGACCTTGTGGGGTTTTTGGTGTTCTTAGTGGTGTTTTCTTGGCTTCCGATTTCCCATCAGAGCTAGCCAACCTCAAGGAAGCAAACTGCCCTGTTGCCacataaaagaaaaaagttaaaaacattacaattgtATATGGGTCGTGGGGCTAGGTTTGACcttcataaaataataaaagcaatataGTTATTCCGTttttgaacaaaaagaaaataactccaaTATTTGTTAATGCCACGGAGTCTCGCATTACTGAATGAACTGACACATTTTCTAACTCGGTAGCCCTGGACTACTGTAGATTCGTAAAAATCAATTCAGtcagaacaaaatatatattttaacaattacGAATTAATTGCTATTTTAAAACTATgttataaaacagacaaacataaGCATCTTAACAGAAAATAACACTTAAATGATAAACATTTGACTGCAAAAAGTCGATTACTCTGACGGTTTCGTAACAGATCAACATTGACATTGACTAAACTATCGTAACTTTCTTACCTGAACCGTATCTTGGTTCCCCGAGCAGTGCTCTGCGTAATAATATTCCCTTTGCTGCAAAACGTAAACATTTTAAAGGCATCCTCGAACCGCTCGTCAATGTTCCTGTTCGGTGTTATTTTATAATAGTACTCCTGCAAACATCACTAGGGACTCAAGCTCAAATAAACGCCTGCAGGGACGTCATCAAGAAGCGACATGCTTACTTTGCGACTGCTTAGTCCTTGAAGTTTTGATTTGTACGTTGGGAACTATTGTATCCGACAATAAGAAACTTTGTCAACgttttctataaaaaaataaaataaaataaaaaaaatcccaatttgGCTCATTATGcagatgctgctccatagcacgccGCAGTGTGCGTACCACGCACATCGGCCGACGTTACCAATGGGCTGTCCTTACATtggtaccaccaaatgttcctgtcaggacactgcaatCTGATTGGTTaccatattattgttaataaaacaattaatagtcctctcccaacaccgaaaccTTAAgcctaaggtcagtatcctatactgcagccattacacatctaaagtagttcatgtttggcagttaATAaacgtttttgttactttaaaaatgaAGTGACCAGAGGttctgacttcctcagttgtactgacaggaacatttcgtgtaCCTTTTTGTAGGCACTGCTACAATGGCTGTACCTCTTGGTCATTCAGGTGACCCGGGTTCTGCTCGGCATTTTCCGCCATGTCTGCTTGCTACAACTACCTCGCGGCTTACGTCTCCGTGTCTTTCAACAGAGCGTCCTGGTcgccaaggtgacacagctgagaattatTCCTATCCTGGTGTCGTCAGAGTTCcagtttcggttgtattttcatcagcactttttttttttaaccattgttACATCTGAATTAAGTTTTTCGCCGTGTGCTTGGCGAATATGGAGGATAATTCGTgccaaaatgtaataaataaataaaaacgaaataaataaataaacaaataaaatacgaaataaataaaatatgaaataaatatacatgtttctatgttatgtatgtatgtatttatttatttcctttcgttatttatttatttatttatttatttattggcacgATTGAGCGTCAATCACAGTGGAAGGGCGGGACAATACAGTATGTGAATCGATGATCTAACTTTGCCAGTTGGGGTTGTGTAGGGGTGTTGACTGTGTTGTGCGCTGCAAGTTGCAACCCTGGGCTGTGTACATTCAATCCAATCgtttttccttttataaaaggaaattggaaactgaaaaacaactcgttttttttgttttagctttgtgagcagagaaataataataacaaaagtatTAAGATTTTATAGAATTACATACAAACGCGATTTCTGGTTTGTTTCACAATCAGATTAAGAATGTTACATGtcattctttatgtatttattttatgttgccAAACCATATGCCGTGCATCCCAAGTGACCCACTAAAACATaaagtgatttgttttttttatatacagtagttgtaATTTGGTCACTTGAAGACCTGGTGCTCGTCATACAATGTCGTACTATAATAGCGTTTCTACGTTGCTCACACAGATGTCAGGTGATAACTGATCGAAAGACCTATCATATTTGAATTTACGATCTCGCAATACAGAAACGAGCCCCTAGATTTGGTCGGAGCAAAACAATTCTCATTGAGCTCAAATGAGTGACGGACTAGTAGTACTGCTGGAAACAAGGGCGAATCAAACTTGGTTCCCGTTCCAGGAAGTCCATTGCTTCGCTATGCAGTTGTGGAATACAACCTCCGTTATTTGAACTCTTGCATAGCCCTGAATCAATACAAGTACAACACTACATTAACATCAATCAGAATATTGCCAATATATGTCGCAAAGAATCCCACagcatgaagcgcatttaacatAACCGTATTCACAGGGTgatggtttttattattttgatgtttccagtactgagaaaaggttacacaagtctacagatctgaagggactacatgtatgtgtactatatagtacttaaatatgtatcatgcacttaatgGGAGGTTTTCTTCACAACTACTAAGAGTAGActgaaagtaaataaataaatacaattaataatatcACTATCAAGGCCTActcaaaaaagaaaatacaattctgTGTGCTCTGGGCAGTCTCCTGTTAAGTAAGCATAATGCAGTCGTTTCCACGGTCTCTTGGTAAATAtaaaattttaatttaaaaacagaagaaCATTAAAGTAAAGTTTATTATTGCATTATACCCATTCCTTACACAGACTGCTGacttaaaatacaaaatcaattGGCTGTTTCagtcaaacacaaaacaatacacaatTAAATATACTATTACTAGATGTACTCTTGTCAGCATCTCCAGGGTCATTCAATTAAGTAGGATACCTGTATGTATTTGtgataaatacatacagtacaaggtGACATTGTGTCAACACTAGACACAACATGAATGGAGGATTTGACAAGAGTGGATCCAGGTCAAACAATGATGTGCTTTTTCAATACACTTTATATGTACTTAACAGCAGAAAGCATTATACTAAGATTAAGATCAAGCAACTTAATACGGGCACCATTTACCCACACAggtttaaaaaaccaaaaaacaaacaaaaaaaaaatttaaatcacGTCTTCACTGATGAAAAGCTTCCATCCGAATTCTGTTTGGATCTTCAGGGTGTCTTAATGCAACTCCGTATCGAAGCAACATCTCAACATAAGGTGGCCAAAAGGTGTTATCAATTGTTAGATATGGTTCATGAGGGGTTTGTAAGATCTTGTTCATAAGAAGCTGTATTTGGAAAGAAAACACCACAAGAAGAATACATACAGTAGCAAGTGGCAGGAATATAATTATAGTTTTCTCCCAAAAATACCAACACATATATATTGAATTGCCTTCAAATCAAAAAGATTATCTTGGGGCACAGTTGTGTAGAAGCATTAACTGTAGTAGACTGATTGAACTGTGATGCAATATTGATAACATGTACTAAACATTATGACATCACAGTAAAGAGAAAATAACCCACATAAAACATGATGTTTTGGAAATTGTCTTACCTCCAGTATTTCATGCAATGAAATAAGGTCTGCAGTGGGTTCTTGAGGAACATTCTAAATGAAGATACAAATTTGAAACGTTCTTTCCAGTTTCCCCAAGGGTTACATTTACATTCAATTTAAAagcccctccccccaaaaaataaatttaatgaaataaaaaaaggaacacaTCGCTTTCATGGTAGATCAATACCTACCTTTTTACTAGCATTTCTTTGCTGCTGCGGAAGAGGAAAGTGTTCTTCAATAAACTCCCCCAGATTTTCCAACAGTTTTTCCCGATAAGCTATAACTTTATTGATTTTCACCTTGAGCTCCTGCATCGCTCTAAAGATTATAAGATACATATTCAATGTTTAAGCACCCACCAAACTTTCTACATCAGGTGTAAAACTACACAAAGTAGCTGTATGAGTAACCCATATGCTGCAATGTAGATTAAGAAAAGAGAATGTATAGTAGTGGAACAAAACTTTTAAACTCTACATAACATAAGTGGCACTACTGTAGTTTATAAGCCTTACAGCTTTGGAGGCCTGGATTTAAAGGAAGTCAAAAGGTGAAATTAATGTGGTCATCTCCAGTAGGTATCTGCACACATCACTAAACCACCGCGCAATTTGGCACACGTGTAGGTCTCTGAGTATATAAAACAGACACACACCTTGATTCAGAGAATTCCATCACTTCATTTTGCAGTTCAGCTGCCTTGTCAGTCACAGCCTTTAACAGCTCTTCTTGCTCTTCTAACCACTTCTGTTCACTGTGCATAAAAATGCACAACACTAGGTTAATAATGATGGGAAGCCAGAAAGTGAGGTTATTTGAGTTCAGAAGtggctcttcagttccagttgccagCCATAGACATTGTAACACTAGTTGGATCAGTCAACGTTTGTAAGCGACACATCTAGTTAACGCCTATTCTGTATTACCAGCACTACAAAAGGCAACTCAGGTGGTGTTGACACTCTCTGGCAGATGTAAGAAATGTCTACAGAACAGAATAACAGCTTATGATCACAAGACATTGTACcttaaacacttcaaaataaatttaaagtaaaacacagtattttaaatcacaataaGATCCACTCAGAGTGTAAGCATCATAAACGATGACAGTTGTGTAGAAATGTTTGAACAATAGTAGATTGTGATGCAATATTGAGAAGATGTATTCCTTAATAGTATAACATCACAGTGACCAACTAGCAGATATGTCAACAGTTAACAGCACACAATGTTCAGGCTTGGTGAAATTAAAAGCACTTACTACTATGTGCACATGTTACAAGAAACCTGTATAATAAAACTGAGCAACACACTCTTGGATGGAATTAACACGATTAAAGGACAATAAAAGCACAATGTAACCAACCTTTTCAAATCTTTGTTTAATTTTTCATTCTTTGTCTGACAACAGGACAACACCATTTCAAGCTCTTTGTTTACTCTCTGCAACTAACAAAACAATggctttattaataaaaacatagaAAATTAGCATGCAAGTATATTCCTAAAACCAGTGTTAAGTAGCTAATTGTGTTGGCTTCTTGGTATGAACAGTGAGGAAGGGCAGGAGTGATGGGTTTAAATGCACATCAAAAACAATACATGTTACTGTAAGATACCTTACTAGCTACATACCATAtaagaaaacaaattataatagCAATACTCTAAGGTGTTATCACTTCTATACTGCCTATAATAATAAAATCTAtctattacattacacagtataaATTATAGTATTTGTATTAAATCTCCCCCCATCCCCCTGTAAACCTACCTCTTCCTTTCCAACAGCAACCAGAACATCATTATTCTTAGACAGCACTGGGAAAATAAGatattttttggtgttttttttaactttaattaaaaagattaaaatacATCGATAAATACTTCTTGTTGAAATACGTGTAAACATTTTTACTAGTTTGTTACTTTTGCtacatattaaataatataattacagtggaacgtcgcatatccgaccttCACATAatcgccctgatcaattaaccgcctcgctaaataaataaataaaagaaattatTAAAATTAGGCTACAAGAGTAATAGTATTGGCAGCAAGTGCAgcgtccgcgatggaaacagaaaaagctttgcgtggagacgGCTTATACTAAACCGCATGGCAACACGGTGTATTGTAGCCCAATTAATCTCGTTGAAAtgtgcttacttttaaagcaaagaatttccctgtgtttaaagcagtttgagtgttgtttttgttcactaacctatttatgcatgtgtaaatgtcattttctatagatgttcgcaaatccgactcaCATATccacctataccccagtccacagggggtcagaTATTCAactttgtactgtattattaatgttCTCATCAGCAgtagtcaccccccccccccaaaaaaaaaccaaataaataaataaaataatttcccCAACACACTTACATTCAGGTTCTTTTTTCTGCCACTGGTTTAATTCAGCAGTTAAAGCCTTCACATGTGTCATAAGTTGAGAAAACTGCAGAGAAGCAAATATTTGTGTTAAATGTTGATGTTACAAAACCCATATGTTATGGAGAATAtaactatatatacatacaactATGGCTGTTCGAGGCAAACATGCTGGGACATAATTCAAACTGTCTACAGAGAGggtgaaaaaaacaactaattcCTCTTACTTCTAATCTGAGAAAACAGAAGCTCTGGTCATGTAATTATCAGTAGAAACCCTTTACTGCATAGAGCACTAAAAAAGGATGCTTCATTCTAGTCACCTGCTGTCACTGTTTTACACTTAATACagtattgtgtttctgttttgataATGGTATAATGAACCAGTCTGTTTCCAGGGCAACTCCCTCCtcttattttacaaataaattatgtatataaGTTTACAAACGGATATCTAAATATTTTGATATTTAGAAAACGTCATGCAGTAAAGGGTTGGtaaacagtttaaataataaaacagaatctGTGTTTATATAAGAGAAAATAGCACAATCAAGTAAACAGAAACTATCACTGTCAAAAAGCTTTTCCATACCATGGGAAGCTCATGGGCTACTTTTACTGCTGCAAAGTTAGCTTCCaatgtttttgcctttttttttacaagattCACTACATGAAGCTGTACAAGCAGGTCTCAGTTTCAAGAATCTGAACTGTGCTCCACCACAGCTATTAACTCACATGTTATTATTTAAAGCGTATTGTTCagaatgcatttgtttaaaattaatagaACTACCTCATAGCCTGTGTCTTCCAAAGTATCTGTTTCTGTCAGCGTTAACTTATTCTGCAACTGGAAGAGTAAAGAAACAATTTATAATACATTCAGATAAATACTGAGAATGTATCACAGTCTAGATCCattagatcaggggtgtccaatcctggtcctggagggccagtgtccctcctggtttttattacaactgtgtcctaaattacttaattagaacaataactggtaataattggtccagttaagtaatttaggacacagttgaaacaaaaaccaggagggacagcgaccctccaggaccaggattggacacccctgcattAGATCCACAAACCCATTCTGTTCTGCAGTGACAGAGTTTAACATTAGACAGAAATAAACATACCTCTTCAAGTTCTTTCCATTTTTCTTCACACTCACTTAATAGTTCCTCTAAAGCGCTCTCAGAGACCGCAGCATTACTTGTAATATCAGGAGCAAGACTGGGTTGGTACACTGACATGTGCTTCGCCAGAGCCTTGGTCTAAAATAAGTAACGATTTATAatgaaaaaaagtataatttaatTTCCAAATCTCAGGCTTTATTAACACAATATACAGTAACAAAAGCTAAgcctatataaaatgtatatacacaAAGAATCCTCcacagatttgtttttctttctgtgttcCATATTTACTTTAGTATGTTTAAAATAGAAGGGAACTTTATGCAAAAAGGGAAATAATCAGGATAATTTAAGAGCAACAAACAGCGGTGTACCTATATATTAGTAGGTTGGCAGTTCGAGACAGGGGTATACGAGATCACCATGTTACTAACCTGTTGTAGAAGTTCATCTGCatcctaagaataatttaaaaaaataataataattaaaaaatgaaagccttCAACTACATGTATTGAAAGAGAGATATTTTAAAAGACAGCACAACCAAGAAAACAAACTAAATCGTTCACATTCAGAAGACTTTGGCTTTCTTGAATCTGTCATTGTCCTTGTTCGGTTTGGTTGTGCAACTTATCTGCAGTTCTCAGATGTCAAGGAATAATCGAATAACGTCTAGATCCAGCAGTAACACTGCTATGTAACCCACCCCCCGTATTTATGGGCTggcattaagaaaataataataataataataataataataataataataatatgacattTCTCGTCTAAGTAAATATTAATACAATAGAActagtactttaaaaaaaatacccaaaaTATATAACACACGCTTAAAACATACcattttgactgtgtgcaatataATTAAACAGGAAGCCctaatgttttccttttttctttttcgcTCGCATTACAAAAATGCCGCGATGGAGAAATCGAGGACGTCACACACAGGAAATGTACAAAAACTTCCAAACTTCCCAGTAGGGCTTCTGGTTCCGTCGCTTCCTTTTGACATCAGAACTGAAGGAACGTTGTGCTTGCCCATTAAAGTGAAAAAGAAAGACTTAATTAACCAGCGCCTCTCCCCGTGTAAGCACTTTCTAACAGACCTCTAATTTGCCATTCTTTTTATAAATAGCAGCTTCGTGTTTTAACACGTCTCCCAATAAATATTATCCGAAATCCGATTAAATGAACAATGCGCCAGAACCGGAAGCGCGTGTGGGAGGTTTTGTCGCTGGGAACTCGTATCCTCATGGAGTAAGATCCAGTACCCAGGCAGGCTTTCTACAAGGCAGATATGTTTCAAATAACATTCGtttagtgctggatattttaggTTACCCATATTTATTCTCTTTCTTGACTTATACAAGGCTTTTGACACGGTTGACCACTCATTTATTTCTAGAGGGTTGGTTCACTTTGGTTTTGGTAAAAATGTTATACATACAATTAACACTTTATATCATGGAATTAACAGTAGTGTTTCTTTACCATGTGGTACTTTCCCCAGATTTGAAATACACAGAGGTATTAGACAAGGCTGCCCCAtttcctgttttttatttcttttggcAGCTAAATTACTGAATTTGAATGTTATAAACTGTTAAGAAATTGAAGGTATCAAAATTGGTGACAACACATTAGCTATCAGCCAATTAGGAGATGACACgtgtcttttctttaaaaaatgagcTACAGGTCTCTATTACATTAAAGAGTCTTGATCTTTTTGCTAAGGCCTCTGGTCTTACACTCAATTGTAAGAAATGTGAAATTATTTCAGTGCATAAATCAAGCTAGTCTTCTATTAATGGCATTGCAATTA encodes:
- the sdhaf4 gene encoding succinate dehydrogenase assembly factor 4, mitochondrial, which gives rise to MPLKCLRFAAKGILLRRALLGEPRYGSGQFASLRLASSDGKSEAKKTPLRTPKTPQGRFDVPEQAPKERDPLERFPDDINPVTKEKGGPRGPEPTRYGDWERKGRCIDF
- the LOC117402754 gene encoding centromere protein K-like; protein product: MDADELLQQTKALAKHMSVYQPSLAPDITSNAAVSESALEELLSECEEKWKELEELQNKLTLTETDTLEDTGYEFSQLMTHVKALTAELNQWQKKEPELLSKNNDVLVAVGKEELQRVNKELEMVLSCCQTKNEKLNKDLKSEQKWLEEQEELLKAVTDKAAELQNEVMEFSESRAMQELKVKINKVIAYREKLLENLGEFIEEHFPLPQQQRNASKKNVPQEPTADLISLHEILELLMNKILQTPHEPYLTIDNTFWPPYVEMLLRYGVALRHPEDPNRIRMEAFHQ